A part of Aspergillus flavus chromosome 5, complete sequence genomic DNA contains:
- a CDS encoding ubiquitin-like protein (Ubiquitin-related modifier 1), with product MTTDTEINPESARPEAHGSLSVTVEFTGGLEMLFSNERKHSVTLPARLSDGGRPSISFLLEYLVKNVMKDERKELFMLEDNVRPGILVLINDADWELEGEEKYELQPADNIVFVSTLHGG from the exons ATGACGACCGACACAGAGATTAATCCTGAAAGCGCGAGGCCGGAGGCTCATGGCTCCCTCTCTGTCACCGTTGAGTTCAC TGGTGGTCTTGAAATGCTGTTCTCCAATGAGCGCAAGCATAGTGTCACACTACCTGCTCGGCTGAGTGACGGTGGCCGGCCGAGTATAAGCTTCCTCCTCGAATACCTTGTCAAAAATGTGATGAAGGATGAGAGAAAGGAATTGTTCATGTTGGAGGACAATGT GCGTCCTGGTATCCTTGTCCTCATCAACGACGCAGACTGGGAActggagggagaagaaaaatatgaGCTCCAGCCTGCCGACAACATTGTCTTCGTTTCTACACTCCATGGAGGATAA
- a CDS encoding RNA polymerase II Elongator subunit (RNA polymerase II elongator complex, subunit ELP2, WD repeat superfamily) codes for MVSITSEYISVGGNRHPAAADWDIQSGVLAFGADNNVALWYPKDKSQRGVYSLLVGHTDKVNAVRFYTCPTTGTKLLITASADHTIRIWRAVTGTYLQFTLAQILEGHTSSVNTIAVSDGADLVASGAADGSVKIWRIMLQGEGTKSELLTTIVMKPRFFPLALALKPLQADGPMILAVAGTTNIIHAYILEDPLGDTSFRLAAVLSGHEAWVRSLSFTRDKQSKTGDILLASASQDKYIRLWRIQRGEVTLAAPAGEEDPVLGELEPTLSNKAHQFNAAGSKYSVTFEALLFGNEDWIYTTAWNPSSERQQLLSASADNTLTIWEQDTVSGVWVSAERMGEISVQKGSTTATGSTGGFWIGLWSPDGDQVVSLGRTGSWRAWSYDADADVWVQTLGISGHVRSVNGVRWEPTGGYLLSTSGDQTTRLHAQWLRDGKQSWHEFSRPQIHGYDLNCVDTLGPARFVSGADEKLLRVFNEPKPIAKLLEKLSAFKQSTEGELPDTAQIPVLGLSNQSMGEAPMGEGEGEEANAAHIGQAQANQTILSDTNQPPLEDQLARYTLWPEHEKLYGHGYEISAVAVSYDCTLIATACKASSIDHAVIRLYDTSDWHEIRPSLAAHSLTITSLSFSSDDRYLLSVGRDRQWAIYCRSEQDRSAFSLMESHPKGHSRMILDAAWAPVPDFHTFATAGRDKLVKIWQISKGSFVCKTTITLKSSVTAISFLPRVQVNSVFLATGEDSGELSLYKIAIDSLEAACLGNIDKLISPSKAITQLAWRPSAKYDTSQDEFSLKLAVASEDTSTRIYAISNMVS; via the exons ATGGTATCCATCACGAGCGAATATATCAGTGTCGGCGGCAACAGGCATCCCGCCGCCGCTGACTGGGACATTCAGTCGGGAGTGCTTGCCTTTGGTGCGGACAACAATGTGGCTTTGTGGTACCCTAAG GATAAGTCTCAGCGTGGGGTCTACTCTCTTCTTGTCGGCCATACCGACAAGGTCAATGCCGTTAGATTCTACACATGTCCCACTACGGGCACAAAACTCCTCATCACTGCTTCTGCTGATCACACAATCCGGATATGGCGAGCTGTAACGGGCACTTATCTCCAATTCACGCTTGCGCAAATTCTAGAAGGTCATACAAGCTCGGTAAATACAATTGCTGTCAGTGATGGAGCGGATCTAGTTGCATCAGGAGCGGCAGATGGAAGTGTTAAAATCTGGAGAATAATGCTCCAGGGAGAAGGAACCAAGAGCGAGTTACTCACAACCATAGTTATGAAACCACGCTTTTTCCCTCTGGCACTGGCACTGAAGCCGCTCCAGGCAGATGGGCCCATGATATTGGCAGTTGCAGGCACCACAAACATCATACATGCTTACATCCTCGAAGACCCACTCGGTGATACGAGTTTCAGGCTTGCTGCTGTGCTATCCGGTCACGAGGCTTGGGTGCGCTCTCTGTCATTTACGCGGGATAAGCAGAGCAAAACAGGAGACATTTTGCTCGCGTCTGCTAGCCAGGACAAGTATATTCGTCTCTGGCGAATCCAACGCGGGGAGGTTACCCTTGCAGCGCCGGCAGGAGAAGAGGACCCCGTGCTAGGTGAACTTGAACCGACATTATCAAATAAAGCTCATCAATTTAATGCAGCGGGGTCGAAGTATTCTGTTACTTTCGAAGCTCTTCTGTTCGGAAATGAGGACTGGATTTACACTACTGCCTGGAACCCCAGCTCCGAACGTCAACAGCTTCTCTCTGCTTCTGCGGATAATACTTTGACTATATGGGAACAGGATACCGTTTCTGGAGTTTGGGTTTCAGCTGAAAGGATGGGGGAAATCAGTGTTCAAAAGGGGTCTACTACAGCTACAGGTAGCACCGGTGGGTTCTGGATTGGCCTCTGGTCACCTGACGGTGACCAAGTAGTAAGCCTTGGACGAACAGGTAGCTGGAGGGCCTGGAGCTACGATGCAGATGCGGACGTCTGGGTGCAGACCCTGGGCATATCGGGACATGTGCGCTCGGTTAATGGTGTACGGTGGGAACCTACTGGTGGTTACCTGTTGTCTACCAGTGGGGACCAGACGACTCGACTTCATGCACAGTGGCTACGAGATGGAAAACAGTCTTGGCATGAGTTCTCAAGGCCACAAATTCACGGCTATGATCTGAACTGTGTTGATACACTGGGACCTGCGCGCTTCGTTTCCGGTGCGGACGAGAAGCTTTTGCGGGTTTTCAACGAGCCCAAACCAATCGCTAAGTTACTAGAGAAACTTTCTGCATTTAAACAGTCAACGGAGGGAGAACTGCCAGACACGGCTCAGATCCCGGTTTTGGGACTCTCAAACCAATCGATGGGAGAGGCTCCAATGGGcgagggggagggggaggaggcaAATGCCGCCCATATTGGACAGGCCCAGGCAAATCAAACAATACTCTCGGATACAAACCAGCCACCCTTAGAAGACCAGCTAGCGCGCTACACATTATGGCCAGAACACGAAAAACTCTATGGTCATGGCTATGAAATTTCAGCTGTGGCTGTCAGTTATGACTGCACACTCATTGCTACGGCCTGTAAGGCGAGCTCAATAGATCATGCAGTGATTCGTCTCTATGATACATCAGACTGGCATGAGATACGGCCTTCCCTTGCAGCACACTCTTTGACTATTACGAGCCTTTCATTTTCCAGCGATGACCGGTACCTTCTCAGTGTTGGTCGAGACCGGCAATGGGCAATTTACTGCCGTAGCGAACAAGACCGATCTGCATTCTCGCTCATGGAATCTCATCCCAAGGGCCATTCAAGAATGATCCTAGACGCTGCTTGGGCCCCTGTACCGGATTTCCACACTTTCGCCACAGCTGGTCGCGATAAGTTGGTGAAAATCTGGCAAATCAGCAAGGGGTCCTTTGTATGCAAAACCACAATCACACTGAAGAGCTCTGTTACTGCAATATCGTTCCTCCCGAGGGTGCAGGTGAATTCAGTCTTCCTCGCTACAGGCGAGGATAGCGGTGAACTGTCGTTATACAAAATCGCAATTGACAGCCTGGAGGCAGCTTGTCTGGGTAATATCGATAAACTAATATCCCCGTCTAAGGCGATCACACAACTCGCATGGCGACCTTCTGCGAAATACGATACCAGCCAAGACGAATTTAGTCTCAAGCTTGCCGTTGCAAGTGAGGATACCTCAACTCGTATATATGCTATTTCGAATATGGTTTCATGA
- a CDS encoding putative snRNA cap binding complex subunit (unnamed protein product) produces the protein MVDYERRHHGPKGGRKRRYREDDDYDRRQRRKYEEPLVAKVRRQLLTIAESAARRAEDDVVNIAKSVADNYEDEELRQTFVAISVDLALEQPLKIPFIAATVLSANLYRSELVSDVLTKASEYLQHYINNGAWREVKLLLRLLGCLQILYEGDGIFPILEELFERAVVLQTASSEDLLGLELVKIILFTIPYIMASPITGFEAQANALLEKTDIIASTPHALVELVNPFSPEHDTSSAAQSVISLLQSQLQQEASRNWELACLPRPWKGGRDNEEEQKPLDSGAKHAFPQITVPDPVQNGSRAIFPEVYMSVYSNQEVETVPPTSDIASSLLRDALVDTINILDFNRIATAKYLIDIDCYFTPHTFVKRATPFDRLRDISGDRPTWKPEDVAVDAVFSQLFQLPSPQHKLVYYHSVLTECCKIAPAAIAPSLGRAIRFLYRSLETIDLDLSHRFLDWFAHHLSNFGFTWKWSEWIDDLELSSVHPKMAFIIGALDKEIRLSFAQRIRGTLPDPYQDLITEGKEKDTPDFKYSLDTTPYANEGTEIMQLIRKKATDDDILPIINAIEEQARAMGVEDPMLPSTDAFVTAICFVGSKSLSHVLSCIERNKERLLAIGPKSTRARRQIITSVMEYWTDQPGIGINIIDKLLNYTILTPLSVIEWALVDKLEAGTILARTHVFEMISATVGKVTNRLRQIVAARTQPGLYEPQLSVLDETLNREKADMQALFKVIEDSIMSVAEGHNDELMERGDGSGELPEDEIIRQWGCRWLRAFRRKAGVEESFIAEAMATATPIGTTAPPPQEGTTAIDGPADGDLDVADADGAVDVS, from the exons ATGGTTGACTACGAACGCCGTCATCACGGGCCTAAGGGTGGCCGCAAAAGGCGCTATAGAG AAGACGATGACTATGATCGACGCCAGAGACGCAAATACGAAGAACCTTTGGTGGCGAAGGTCCGAAGACAGCTATTAACCATTGCGGAATCT GCCGCCAGAAGAGCCGAAGACGATGTTGTAAACATTGCAAAAAGCGTCGCCGATAATtatgaggatgaggagctgaGACAGACTTTTGTTGCTATCTCAGTTGACCT TGCCCTAGAGCAGCCGCTGAAAATCCCTTTTATCGCAGCGACGGTCTTGTCTGCCAATCTCTACAGATCAGAGCTTGTGTCCGATGTCCTTACAAAAGCGAGCGAATACTTACAACACTACATCAACAATGGGGCGTGGCGTGAAgtcaagcttcttctccgacTTCTTGGATGCTTACAGATATTGTATGAAGGAGATGGCATCTTCCCAATCCTGGAAGAGCTTTTTGAGCGTGCCGTTGTTCTGCAGACAGCCTCTTCTGAAGAT TTGCTAGGACTGGAACTCGTGAAGATAATTCTCTTCACCATTCCATACATAATGGCTTCTCCGATAACAGGTTTTGAGGCTCAGGCAAATGCCCTTCTTGAAAAGACAGACATCATTGCATCGACCCCGCATGCGTTGGTGGAATTGGTTAATCCGTTTAGCCCCGAACATGACACTTCATCTGCTGCACAAAGCGTTATTAGCCTGCTTCAAAGTCAACTCCAGCAGGAAGCCAGCCGGAATTGGGAACTCGCATGTCTTCCTCGACCGTGGAAAGGTGGACGCgacaatgaagaagagcagaaaCCCTTGGATTCCGGCGCAAAGCATGCATTCCCTCAAATAACTGTGCCCGACCCTGTACAAAATGGATCCAGGGCGATTTTCCCTGAAGTTTACATGTCCGTGTATTCCAACCAAGAGGTAGAAACTGTCCCTCCAACGTCGGACATTGCATCATCTCTGCTGCGGGACGCTCTTGTTGACACgatcaacatcctcgacTTCAATCGTATTGCCACTGCCAAGTATCTCATTGACATTGACTGTTACTTTACGCCGCATACTTTCGTGAAGCGTGCAACCCCCTTCGACAGATTACGCGATATCTCCGGAGACCGCCCGACGTGGAAGCCCGAAGACGTGGCCGTGGATGCAGTTTTCTCTCAATTATTCCAACTTCCTTCCCCGCAGCACAAGCTTGTGTACTATCACTCAGTTCTCACCGAGTGCTGTAAGATTGCACCGGCTGCCATTGCTCCGAGCTTGGGGCGTGCGATTCGTTTTCTCTATCGCAGCTTGGAAACGATTGATCTGGATTTAAGCCATCGATTCTTGGATTGGTTTGCTCACCATCTAAGCAATTTTGGGTTCACATGGAAATGGAGTGAATG GATCGATGACCTTGAACTTTCCTCAGTTCATCCAAAGATGGCCTTTATAATCGGCGCGCTGGACAAGGAGATCAGGTTAAGCTTTGCCCAGCGTATTAGAGGTACTCTTCCAGACCCTTATCAAGATTTGATTACAgaaggcaaggagaaggataCCCCCGACTTCAAATACTCATTGGATA CCACACCCTATGCCAACGAAGGCACCGAAATCATGCAGCTCATCCGTAAAAAAGCAACTGATGACGATATCCTCCCAATAATTAATGCTATTGAAGAGCAAGCTAGGGCGATGGGAGTTGAAGACCCTATGCTACCTTCAACAGATGCGTTCGTCACGGCAATTTGCTTCGTTGGGTCAAAATCACTTTCTCACGTACTGTCTTGCATTGAGCGAAACAAAGAACGGCTTCTGGCTATTGGCCCCAAGTCCACTCGTGCACGTCGCCAGATTATAACCTCTGTCATGGAATATTGGACCGATCAGCCAGGAATCGGTatcaacatcatcgacaaGTTACTGAATTACACAATCCTAACGCCACTATCCGTCATTGAGTGGGCACTGGTAGACAAGCTCGAGGCCGGGACGATTTTGGCAAGAACACATGTTTTTGAGATGATATCAGCCACTGTGGGAAAGGTCACCAACCGTCTGCGCCAAATCGTTGCGGCACGAACTCAGCCAGGTCTGTATGAGCCACAGTTGAGTGTTCTAGATGAAACCTTAAACCGTGAGAAGGCAGATATGCAGGCGCTCTTCAAGGTAATTGAAGATTCGATTATGTCAGTCGCCGAAGGTCACAACGATGAATTGATGGAAAGGGGTGACGGAAGTGGTGAGCTACCAGAGGATGAAATCATCAGACAATGGGGATGTCGATGGCTGAGAGCGTTCAGGCGAAAAGCCGGCGTTGAGGAATCATTTATCGCTGAAGCCATGGCCACTGCAACCCCTATCGGAACAACGGCGCCTCCGCCCCAGGAAGGTACCACGGCTATAGATGGTCCAGCAGATGGAGATCTAGACGTCGCGGATGCAGATGGGGCTGTGGATGTCTCATGA
- a CDS encoding putative mitochondrial import receptor subunit (import receptor subunit tom-40), producing MAEYLASPSFLTDNSVAAVIKDAYTSFSERRAALGLPNPGTVDNIAREVQKEVLLSNFMFSGLRADLTKVFGMSPLFRVSHAFSMGSSGNLPPYAFSAMYGSPKVFMQGNFGSDGALAAVGNYRWSPKLVTKTNTQIMAGASQGLMQIDNDYTGDDFSASIKAFNPSFLDGGLTGIFVGSYLQSVTPSLALGFEAIWQRQAMNTRPETAISYSARYKANDWIASAQLQAQGVFTASYWKKLSERVEAGVDMNLQFAPNAAAALMGGPSRDGTTAIGAKYDFRASTFRAQVDSAGKVSCLLEKRIAMPISLTFAGEIDQAKQSAKLGLAVSLEIAGEELMEQQEKIEAQGMVPPPF from the exons ATGGCCGAATACCTagcttctccttcctttctcacGGATAATTCCGTCGCTGCTGTCATAAAGGATGCATACACTTCTTTCTCAGAGCGAAGGGCGGCTCTCGGTCTGCCCAATCCCGGAACCGTGGATAACATCGCTAGGGAGGTGCAAAAGGAGGTCTTGCTATCCAATTTCATGTTCTCGGGACTCCGAGCAGACCTAACGAAGGTCTTCGGCATGTCTCCTCTGTTTCGTGTGTCGCATGCGTTCTCCATGGGCTCGTCGGGGAACCTGCCTCCCTATGCCTTCTCGGCTATGTATGGAAGTCCAAAG GTTTTCATGCAAGGTAACTTCGGAAGCGACGGCGCACTCGCCGCTGTCGGCAACTATCGTTGGAGTCCAAAACTTGTCACCAAGACCAACACTCAGATCATGGCTGGCGCTAGCCAGGGTCTTATGCAGATCGACAATGACTACACTGGCGATGACTTTTCAGCCTCGATCAAGGCCTTCAATCCATCCTTCTTGGATGGGGGTCTTACTGGCATCTTCGTCGGAAGCTATCTCCAGTCCGTCACCCCCAGCCTGGCTCTTGGATTCGAGGCTATCTGGCAGCGCCAGGCTATGAACACTCGCCCAGAAACTGCGATATCCTACAGCGCCCGGTACAAGGCCAATGACTGGATCGCCAGTGCCCAGCTCCAGGCTCAAGGCGTCTTCACAGCATCTTACTGGAAGAAACTCTCTGAGCGTGTTGAGGCCGGTGTTGATATGAACTTACAGTTCGCGCCCAATGCAGCCGCAGCCCTGATGGGCGGTCCCAGCAGAGATGGTACTACTGCCATCGGTGCTAAGTACGACTTCCGAGCATCCACTTTCCGAGCTCAGGTCGACAGCGCCGGAAAGGTCAGCTGCCTGCTTGAGAAGCGGATAGCGATGCCCATCTCTCTTACATTCGCCGGTGAAATCGATCAGGCTAAG CAATCGGCTAAGCTCGGTCTTGCTGTGTCCCTTGAGATCGCTGGCGAGGAACTGATGGAGCAGCAAGAGAAGATTGAAGCCCAGGGCATGGTTCCTCCACCTTTCTAG
- a CDS encoding 6-phosphofructo-2-kinase, producing the protein MDTLLTADIVANSPRFRRKSSTFVDAIHDLPEKADLAPAQLYSTESGRLFHSGRIVIITVGLPARGKTHISVALARYLRWLGVKTRIFHLGDYRRATIPVGQDIPDDYFFVNASASSVLLRQKIVKRCREDIYQFLNDENGQIAIYDAVNPLASGRRSLAKEFAKHDIETLFIESWCDDERIIEENVLRVKISSPDYVGWTSEEAVKHYLTRINARIPQFQTMEEKDLNYIKMINAGERLIVNNRSFGYLSHRIVFYLLNLHIKSRHTYFARAGVSLEADSYKADASLSEQGEDYAKKMTECLLRHRESEKQATIDQGETDYELKPLTVWTSTRRRTIETAKYLYEKGYKVRQRSQLSQLNPGVCEKMSEKKIREEYPDEVAKHELDPYHHRYPRAESYHDLAVRLEPIILELEREQNDLLIIAHESVLRVLYGYIMACNAADIPFLEFPRDEIIEIIPESYQNEARRIHIPDLPKEIIPGSPQDIKIPVPPSGVTTPLVGGLSSPQEGFSTPQSGLRTPREPERISQQHVEDVV; encoded by the exons ATGGACACCCTACT AACTGCGGATATTGTTGCTAACTCCCCGCGATTCCGGCGAAAGTCGTCAACATTTGTTGATGCAATTCATGATCTGCCCGAAAAGGCCGATTTAGCACCGGCTCAGTTGTATAGTACCGAATCTGGCCGACTTTTCCACTCCGGCCGGATTGTCATTATTACTGTGGGCTTACCAGCGAGGGGCAAGAC ACATATATCCGTAGCTCTGGCGCGCTATCTTCGGTG GTTGGGCGTTAAGACCAGGATCTTCCACCTTGGAGATTACAGACGTGCCACTATTCCAGTTGGCCAGGACATCCCTGATGATTACTTCTTCGTGAACG CATCTGCTTCCTCAGTACTTCTGAGACAAAAGATTGTAAAACGGTGCCGGGAAGACATATATCAATTTCTGAATGACGAAAATGGCCAGATAGCAATATATGATGCTGTTAACCCCTTGGCTTCAGGGCGACGATCGCTTGCGAAGGAGTTCGCTAAGCATGATATTGAG ACCCTTTTTATCGAGTCATGGTGCGATGATGAGCGCATTATCGAAGAGAATGTCCTCCGGGTGAAAATATCTTCACCTGAC TATGTAGGCTGGACCTCGGAGGAAGCAGTGAAGCACTATTTGACCCGTATAAACGCTCGGATCCCTCAGTTCCAGACGATGGAGGAAAAAGACCTGAACTATATCAAG ATGATCAATGCTGGCGAAAGGCTGATTGTTAACAATCGAAGTTTTGGTTATCTTTCCCATCGGATCGTTTTTTATCTTCTCAACCTTCACATAAAATCTAGACATACGTATTTCGCACGG GCCGGGGTTTCCCTAGAGGCTGACTCTTACAAAGCTGATGCTTCCTTGTCAGAACAAGGGGAGGACTATGCTAAGAAAATGACTGAATGTCTACTGAGGCACAGAGAGTCCGAGAAGCAAGCAACAATCGACCAAGGAGAGACAGACTATGAGTTGAAACCATTGACAGTTTGGACTTCCACCAGGCGTAGGACAATCGAAACTGCAAAGTATCTTTACGAGAAAGGATACAAAGTCCGACAGAGATCACAACTAAGCCAGTTGAACCCAGGTGTTTGCGAAAAGATGTCAGAAAAGAAGATTCGTGAAGAATATCCAGATGAGGTAGCAAAGCATGAACTGGATCCTTATCATCATAGGTACCCTCGGGCAGAG TCGTACCACGACCTTGCTGTGCGCCTTGAACCTATAATATTAGAGCTTGAACGTGAGCAGAATGATCTCCTCATTATTGCACATGAAAGTGTCCTAAGGGTTCTATATGGCTATATTATGGCATGTAATGCCGCGGATATTCCATTTCTAGAGTTCCCTCGAGACGAGATAATTGAG ATCATACCGGAAAGCTATCAAAATGAGGCTCGTAGGATCCATATTCCGGACCTTCCCAAGGAAATCATTCCTGGCTCTCCACAAGACATCAAAATACCTGTGCCCCCGAGTGGGGTCACCACCCCTTTGGTTGGAGGATTAAGCAGTCCACAAGAAGGGTTTTCGACGCCACAAAGCGGACTTCGGACCCCTCGTGAGCCCGAGAGAATATCGCAGCAGCATGTTGAGGACGTTGTTTGA
- a CDS encoding kinase-like domain-containing protein → MSQNRPGVFSSLRMGEVVREKVQDGLTGETKEISYSQCKIVGNGSFGVVFQTKMMPSGEDAAIKRVLQDKRFKNRELQIMRIVRHPNIVELKAFYYSNGERKDEVYLNLVLEYVPETVYRASRYFNKLKTTMPMLEVKLYIYQLFRSLAYIHSQGICHRDIKPQNLLLDPSTGILKLCDFGSAKILVENEPNVSYICSRYYRAPELIFGATNYTTKIDVWSTGCVMAELMLGQPLFPGESGIDQLVEIIKVLGTPTREQIRTMNPNYMEHKFPQIKPHPFNKVFRRAPHEAIDLISALLEYTPTQRLSAIEAMVHPFFDELRDPSTRLPDSRHQNGPSRELPNLFDFSRHELSIAPAMNSRLIPPHARPALEARGIDIDNFTPLTKDEMMARLD, encoded by the exons ATGTCACAGAACCGGCCTGGGGTATTCTCGAGTTTGCGCATGGGTG AAGTCGTCCGTGAGAAGGTCCAGGATGGACTAACAGGGGAGACCAAGGAAATTTCGTACTCGCAGTGTAAAATCGTTGGCAATGGGTCATTTGGCGTGGTCTTCCAGACAAAGATGATGCCCAGCGGCGAGGACGCTGCTATTAAACGTGTCCTACAAGACAAACGCTTCAAG AACCGTGAGTTACAAATAATGCGGATTGTCCGCCATCCCAACATTGTAGAATTGAAGGCTTTCTATTACTCCAATGGTGAGAGG AAGGACGAAGTTTATTTGAACCTCGTTCTGGAATACGTACCAGAAACGGTTTATCGAGCATCTCGGTATTTCAACAAGTTGAAGACTACGATGCCGATGTTGGAGGTCAAGCTTTACATATATCAACTGTTTCGCTCTCTGGCATACATTCATTCGCAGGGTATCTGCCATCGTGACATCAAACCTCAAAACCTCTTGCTTGACCCAAGCACTGGTATCTTGAAGCTATGTGATTTTGGCTCTGCCAAGATCTTAGTTGAGAACGAGCCCAATGTTTCGTATATCTGCTCCCGCTATTATCGTGCACCGGAATTAATTTTTGGCGCAACAAACTACACTACGAAGATTG ATGTTTGGTCTACTGGTTGTGTAATGGCCGAGTTAATGCTGGGGCAACCGCTTTTCCCAGGTGAATCTGGAATTGATCAACTGGTGGAGATCATAAAAGTCCTTGGAACTCCCACCCGGGAGCAGATTCGCACCATGAACCCCAACTACATGGAGCACAAATTCCCGCAGATCAAGCCACACCCTTTCAACAAA GTATTTCGGAGAGCTCCTCATGAGGCCATTGATTTGATCTCTGCTTTGCTGGAATATACACCAACGCAGCGGCTGTCAGCCATTGAAGCGATGGTTCACCCATTTTTTGATGAACTCAGGGATCCTAGCACCCGGCTACCTGATTCCCGGCACCAGAATGGGCCATCGCGAGAGCTCCCTAATCTGTTTGATTTCTCTCGACATG AACTTTCTATCGCACCGGCAATGAACAGTCGGCTTATTCCCCCTCATGCACGCCCTGCCCTCGAAGCCCGCGGGATAGATATTGATAACTTTACACCCCTAACGAAAGATGAAATGATGGCACGCCTTGATTGA